The nucleotide window AGTTAGGAAATTGGATCAGATTGAGTTTGCAACGCAGACTTTGATTGGAAGACAAAGTACACAATGCTTTCCATTTTTCTCAACATGCTTGTTGGGGTTTGCCTTCTAATATGAATATATTGTGTTTCTACTTGCAATTTTACCCTAGATGTGTAGCCTTGAGAATATATTTAATTACCCAGACTCTTTTTTAGCTTTTTTTGTTATTCTGTTGAAATACGAGTCTCAAACACAGAAGGAACttaatcaaatatatttttaCTCTGTACACAAGCATAATCGAACAAGATCAAGCAATTAGATTGTTAATCCGCATAAAACTCAAGCTTTAAAAATGAAAAACCAAAAATGATTAATACCCTGAAAATAACAGTAGGTTGTATTCTATtaagaaaatttgatggtttggAGATACTAAATCACATTATTCCAAAAAGGCAACGATCATTCTACAACAACATTCTTCAAAATGTCATAATAAAAGTaacttaaatcttctttttaccTTTTTGTTTCGAAATCAAATACATTCGCCAACAACCGGGTGATCCCGTCTGTTGATAGAGCTTTGAACTCTTAGTTTCAATAACctcaaatatataataaaaaggaaacaaaaaaaattcaaatatattcaAAGCACAAAAGTTATGTGAACCCCAAATAAACATCTAGCCATCAACCTGCCAGAAAGAAGAATGCAGGATGAGATTAAGTAGCTTAGAGACATCAATGAACCAAAAAGTGAATTCAAGGGGAAAAAATTCCCAAATGAACCAAGAAAGCTCATGCCGAACTAGTGAAATGATGTAAATTAAATTGAGAAACAGGTAGTTTCTTATTGAAAGAAGCAATGTATGAAGGTGTATCGGAGTGTACTCATCCCACATAGCCAACTCAAATTCCATTTCCTTGCAGTTGTTTGCAACTTTTCATGGCTTAGATATAAATTCTTTCCCGATTCATAAAGAAAAAGTTCTTTCCCAGAATATGCCTATTGGCTGCAGGCAACCCTAATTTCTAAAAGCCTTTCATGGCTAAAAACTTGTTTCGTGCCCAGCGAGAAGACCAGAAATAACAGAAGAACAAAAGAGAccagagaaaagaaaaaaggtcGAGTGAACATGCATCTCAAATGTAAACACTGATGAGACTCTCAAGCCTTCAAATTCCCATCTTAGAGCAAAATGCAAGATAAATCCTTGCCATGTCAGTGATGCTAAATCATGAAAaatttcaactaaaagagtagATACAGCAAAAATACTACTGCTACCAATTCGGAAAATCCATGAAAGCCTTTTCGTtttttagtatataaggaagCTCATTGAATTTTGAGCTACTCCGGTGTTGTCAAGGTGCACACCTGCACCTTAGTGTTATAAAACAAAAATGCCTCAAACCCTTTCAAGTGAGGCATTTTTGAGCATTCGACAACCAACATTGACTATAAGGAAATTATGCATATTGACCAATAAAAAAATGCATGTTTTGTAGATAAACTGGACCATACTTTAGAGTTTGTTATATATCTTAagctttatatgtatatatatgtagatATACACacatacaaacatatatacaaacAGCCTTACAAATACTCGCACATAAATATATTGCGCTTTACATCACTCAGGCTAGCACTTTTTTTGTGCCTGAGGCATTATAAGGGTTCTAGTACCTAGAGTGCCCCTTGTGCCCTTAACAACACTGAGCTACACACGGAagtatattatttatataattgccatataccataaaaattttgaaatgataGAGTTCAATACAACATGAGGAAGTAAATTAAGCATATAATCACCATATATCATAAAAAATTTGAAGCATCAACATGATGATACTTCAAAGACCAAAGGAAATGGAAGTACATTGTGTATATAATACCCAAAGACCAAAAAAAAAGTATTAACACTGTTAATTATACAAGTCATTAGTATTTCAAatccaaataaataaaaagatgaaaTTCTACAGCAATTATGCCAAATTTTCTCTTGTTTATATTTCAAATTCATTCCACAACATTTAAAAACTTATTTTTGCAAATAAACATGAGCTGGATTGTTAAGCTGAACATCAAATTTAACTAGTTAACCAATTATAAAACAGAACTAAAAGttcttaattaaaaagaaaaatataagtaCCTGAGCTGGATTTGGATTCTCCGTAGGGAGGGATTCTAGATTCGAAACCCTAGCTTCTAAAGCATCGAATTTCTCCTTCATCTGCAAAAATATTCAAAGAAACAAATAAATTATAATCAAATTGTACCAATACAATTACCAAAAACCTCTCCAAATTCCAGAAACCAAAACACAACAGATGTTAGTACATCAGATTTAAGGGCGTAACGATCAGTCCAAAGGTCTCTATATATGAATTGAGAGATTGAAGCCGCTGTCACCGAAAACCCTAAGCTGAACCATAGCAACCGACTTCGCatcatttttccttctcttttttttttttttttcccttttaccCAAAAAGACAGAATCGTGAAATCGAGACGAAGAAGATGAAGGTTTTGTTTTCTGAAACTAATTTTAGGCTCGATTTTAGCCCAAAATCCTTTGGTAACTTGGGCCTAAATTCCCATTTACCCCAAAAAATAACCCTCATTATGTGGGCTCTTTTATTATAATGTTGTATTTTTCTTATTTCCCCGCAGTGTTCGGATTTTTCAAAATATATGTCTTTAATTTAGATTTCGATACTCGTAGTACGTGTTAAGGTTACCGTAAACTTTTTGGACTTGGAGTAAAGATTTAAATACGATAATTTTCAAGAGATAAGCGTGGAGGTTTAAATATGATTCGACACGAACGTGATTCATTTTTATGAGTAGGATCCAACTTCCGATTATAAATTTTGACTATAAACTCTCTCATCATGTTTCTTTAATGAAAGAAATTTCTAAGAACTTAAGAAATTTGGTGACAACTTACCACTATGAGCCTAAAATATTATATAGGATTGTTAAAAAATtccaattttttatcaatttaaaatataataggtGCAAACgtatttaaaatttgataaatatattttatgGATGTTCCATGTCATATTTAAGTTGGCCTTTAATTCTCAAATTAATGTTAAGATGATGaaaggaccaattaaatatgatATTAGAGGTATTAACACATCTTGTACTTGTTCAAATTGACAAAGTCTAAAATATggatataaaattttgttcaaacttGCCTatatattaaaatggacttatttCTTTTTACTCAAGCTCATTCTTCGAgcttaatattttgatttaaacCCTTCAAATTTCTAACTAACCTTTGAGTTTGGGTAAGAATTCAGACCTTGAATATTtctatataatattaataattcaaaaacACAATCAGAACATTTaaggactaatttagaatcaaaatcataatttaagatGTCTAGTAAAATTAACCcttattattttaacaaaacaatgtattctttctaaaaaaaaaaaatgaacccATTTGTTAATCTATGGTTAGGGTGTTCATTGTCCCATATGTGGTGTAGGTTGAGTTATGGTTAGggttttaccaaaaaaaaaaaaaacataacatAACGAGAAgtgatatataaatataacagTATAAGAAACATCAATTAAACACTAATACATCATTATTTTTTTCCTAACAAATTTTGAACCCCCAAAAGAAAAGCTCGAAAGTATAATTTTCCCTTACAGATTACATTACCGAAACGGATTACACACAGAAATGGAACTCTGAATCTGGTATGAATTTTAAATATCAACACTTGGAGGAACCATGGTGAGTGTGACCAGAACCAAATTCAATCTTGCAAGAGAAACACCAAAGTTTGCCTTTCCTTGCGAAATAATAAATCACTAGCAGCACCAAAATAGCTATTAATACTCCGGCTGCAATCCAAACACCGGTCGTCGAAGAGCTGCCGCCACCATAGTCGCTGTTATGAGTGGACCACCCGTTCGGGTAGCCGTTGTCGGGATATTGACTTGACATAAGTAATTATCAGAGAcaagaagaaggaaaaagaagaGTCTATTTCATAGCAGATTAAGGCAGTGGATGGTTTTTGTTTTTATAAAGGGACTTAACCCGCCAGCCATGGACATGTTAGTTGGATTATTCCTGCAAAAGAACCCTCTAAaaagatattttttttttttattataattgttTGTATTAAAAGGACTGATTGAGATTTGTTTATAATTTCGGTGGTTGAGAGACGTATTAATATTGAcctattttcaatattttgagatttcaaaaataattGAAGTATCCTATGTCCTTATATGTTGAAATAATCTAACGATTAATCGCGTTATGTATAGCTTAAACTTAATGTGTAATAAAATAGgtataatttaacttttaacgAATATTCTTTTGTCACTTTCattatcaatttttaaattttaattaaattgttcttaaaagaaaaattaattgaACTGCTAAAATTTTAATAGCATTAATACAATAtgtcatattttaaatttttataaaatataagtgAACTGTTGCATAAGGTAGCATGTCAATGCATGTAAAACTTTAATAGTTCAATTAATTTcttcattcaaaataattttaaaaatattaataaattttaatttatcaaattaatgttattaaatttttatgagattttttatttcttttacaaaTTAGATTTAAATTATTCATGTAATAAatatgaattaaaattttaataattataatattaatattctaCCAATGTTTTAAAAGTTTGAGTCAAAATTTAAAAACTGGGGAGTGAagccataaaaaaataataatttgattaaTGAATTTGGAAGGAAGAAAGAATCTTTTTGGAGTTGAAGGAAAAGGGGTGCCAATTGCTTACATCATAGTGAAAATGATATTAGAATATTAAGtatttctaaaataatttaatttcagtTACCGATAAAGTGTTTGATTAATAGTCAAGCAACTCAAACCCTTCTTTTCCTTTGATCTACCAGGTTATTTGATAGTTGATTATTAATAGGGTAAACTACATCATTAGTCATTAAATTTAtgggtaaatttatattttgattacttaattttaaaaaattatttgaccattaaattatttgaaaggtttcatttaagtcattaaactatttaaaagtttttattcaaGTCACTAGGctatttttt belongs to Gossypium arboreum isolate Shixiya-1 chromosome 7, ASM2569848v2, whole genome shotgun sequence and includes:
- the LOC108468874 gene encoding uncharacterized protein LOC108468874, producing MMRSRLLWFSLGFSVTAASISQFIYRDLWTDRYALKSDMKEKFDALEARVSNLESLPTENPNPAQVDG